A stretch of Novipirellula artificiosorum DNA encodes these proteins:
- a CDS encoding pilus assembly FimT family protein, giving the protein MSTTNRFSLGLSMMNQDGLPARSVNRGLLRRGVTLLEAVMVIVLLSAAAVASSFVMDRNWSARRHVDAITKHVAATLNMARRTAVMNQADVIVTRDRDSSGDVLVITEMAGPFRDEQKRLIPLGSETRIAGSPTDIRFSPMATADRALRWTVSQSTTSGQIMVEPTTGLVTTRLP; this is encoded by the coding sequence ATGTCGACGACGAACCGTTTTTCATTAGGTCTTTCCATGATGAATCAAGACGGATTGCCGGCACGCAGCGTAAACAGAGGGTTGCTTCGACGCGGTGTGACTTTGCTCGAAGCGGTGATGGTGATCGTGTTGTTGTCAGCTGCGGCAGTGGCGAGTTCGTTTGTGATGGATCGAAATTGGTCGGCTCGGCGCCACGTCGATGCCATAACGAAGCACGTTGCCGCCACGCTAAACATGGCTCGTCGTACAGCCGTGATGAACCAAGCTGATGTGATCGTTACACGTGATCGCGACAGTAGTGGGGATGTCTTGGTGATTACTGAAATGGCCGGGCCCTTTCGCGATGAACAAAAACGTCTGATTCCGCTTGGTAGTGAGACGAGGATTGCGGGGTCACCCACGGACATTCGATTCTCGCCAATGGCAACGGCGGATCGAGCGTTGCGATGGACGGTGTCCCAGTCGACCACATCGGGACAGATCATGGTTGAGCCGACCACGGGGCTCGTCACGACGCGACTCCCCTAA
- a CDS encoding sugar transferase → MATLSTPMAAECSLGIQCRATPTWKRLLDLCGVVALFPLLLPVLTTVAIYIKFVSRGPIFFVQSRVGFGGDRFRIYKFRTMHVPTVSRDEMHRKFVSQYADAESPLAKPKYENELIPGGNLIRKLSLDELPQVFNVLIGNMCLVGPRPDVLMIEDYQPWQLRRFEVMPGMTGLWQVSGKNRLTFDQMIDLDIEYIETRSLSNDLRILARTVYVLLFEHNE, encoded by the coding sequence ATGGCCACCCTATCGACTCCGATGGCCGCCGAGTGTTCGCTGGGAATTCAGTGTCGAGCCACTCCGACTTGGAAAAGGCTTTTGGATTTATGCGGTGTGGTCGCGCTATTTCCGCTTCTACTTCCTGTGCTAACAACTGTTGCGATCTATATCAAATTCGTATCGCGTGGTCCCATTTTTTTTGTGCAGTCGCGAGTGGGATTTGGTGGCGATCGTTTCCGCATCTATAAGTTTCGAACGATGCATGTTCCGACCGTCAGTCGCGACGAGATGCATCGTAAGTTTGTTTCACAATACGCCGATGCTGAGTCGCCGTTAGCAAAACCAAAGTACGAAAATGAGTTGATTCCCGGTGGAAACTTGATCCGTAAGTTGTCGCTTGACGAGTTGCCTCAAGTTTTCAATGTATTGATTGGGAACATGTGTTTGGTTGGCCCTAGGCCTGATGTATTGATGATCGAGGACTACCAGCCTTGGCAACTTCGTCGCTTTGAAGTGATGCCTGGTATGACTGGATTGTGGCAAGTCAGCGGGAAGAACCGGCTGACGTTTGATCAAATGATTGATTTGGATATCGAGTACATCGAGACACGGTCGCTTTCAAATGATTTGCGAATCTTGGCTCGCACGGTTTATGTGCTGCTGTTCGAACATAACGAATAA
- a CDS encoding Gfo/Idh/MocA family protein has product MIRVGILGLGYWGPNLVRCFSELENCKVTAVCDRDCDQLLRIKDRFPSVIPLESYDEMLERDLVDAIVIATPTDTHFDLSMKALERDLHVFVEKPLAKTSAQCRTLVETAGERNRTLFVGHVFLHSSPVKKLRELIETDELGSINYISSRRLNLGPVRTDVSALYDLAPHDISMMLYLLGQKPISVTCTGFDRLHPGIHDVCSLSMLFEGNRMGMVHVSWLDPRKERVLTVVGDKRMAVYDDLEQEKIKVFDKGVDKPANATGDFADFQLSYRYGGSYSPFIKENEPLKAECAEFIRCIVEGDVPLTDGVNGLEVVEVLEAAEQSLNRGGDRVELASLSRDDRSEQTVPEFVR; this is encoded by the coding sequence ATGATTCGTGTCGGCATTCTTGGATTAGGCTATTGGGGGCCGAACCTCGTCCGCTGTTTTTCAGAGTTGGAGAACTGCAAGGTTACGGCGGTTTGCGACCGAGATTGCGATCAGTTGCTTCGCATCAAGGATCGTTTTCCGAGCGTGATCCCGCTGGAGAGCTACGATGAGATGCTCGAACGTGATCTAGTCGACGCAATCGTGATTGCGACACCGACCGATACGCATTTTGACTTATCCATGAAGGCGCTCGAACGAGACTTACATGTGTTTGTCGAGAAACCGCTTGCCAAGACGAGTGCTCAATGCCGTACCTTGGTGGAAACCGCTGGCGAGCGAAACCGAACCTTGTTTGTCGGGCATGTGTTCTTGCATTCTTCGCCTGTGAAGAAACTGCGTGAGTTGATTGAAACCGACGAACTCGGTTCGATCAATTACATTAGTAGTCGGCGGTTGAATCTTGGTCCGGTTCGAACCGACGTTAGCGCCTTGTACGATCTAGCGCCACACGACATTTCGATGATGTTGTATCTGCTTGGCCAAAAACCAATTTCCGTCACTTGCACCGGCTTTGACCGTTTGCATCCTGGGATTCATGACGTTTGCAGTTTAAGTATGCTGTTCGAGGGAAATCGGATGGGCATGGTGCACGTCAGTTGGCTTGATCCTCGCAAGGAGCGAGTGTTGACAGTCGTTGGCGACAAGCGGATGGCCGTCTACGACGATTTAGAGCAAGAGAAAATTAAGGTATTTGACAAAGGGGTCGACAAGCCCGCCAACGCAACGGGCGATTTCGCTGACTTCCAATTGTCCTATCGCTACGGCGGGAGCTACAGTCCGTTTATCAAAGAGAATGAGCCTTTGAAAGCGGAGTGTGCCGAGTTCATCCGGTGCATTGTTGAAGGGGATGTTCCGCTAACCGATGGTGTGAACGGTTTGGAGGTCGTCGAGGTTCTCGAGGCGGCCGAGCAGTCACTGAATCGTGGCGGTGATCGAGTTGAGCTGGCTTCGTTGAGCCGAGATGATCGCTCGGAGCAGACGGTTCCTGAGTTCGTACGGTGA
- a CDS encoding acyltransferase, protein MIHPLALVDDVNAIGPDTNVWAFAHIMSGATVGNHCNIGDHAFIESGAVVGDYVTVKNHVLIWEGITIDDNVFLGPGVVFTNDRFPRSPRMMIAQHRYSDRANWLVKTRVHRGSSIGASATLCPGIEIGCFSMVGAGSVVTKNVLPYSLVMGSPARHVHYVCSCGQKLTADYRTSTCCHCGETGQERVMPS, encoded by the coding sequence ATGATTCATCCCCTCGCCCTCGTGGATGACGTGAATGCGATCGGTCCTGATACGAACGTCTGGGCCTTCGCTCATATTATGTCGGGAGCCACCGTTGGCAATCACTGCAATATTGGCGACCATGCGTTCATTGAGTCCGGTGCCGTCGTCGGCGACTATGTCACGGTCAAGAATCATGTGCTCATCTGGGAAGGGATCACCATCGATGACAACGTGTTTTTGGGGCCCGGCGTTGTGTTTACCAACGATCGATTTCCTCGATCCCCGCGGATGATGATTGCTCAACATCGCTATTCGGATCGTGCAAATTGGTTGGTCAAAACCAGGGTGCATCGTGGATCTTCCATCGGCGCCTCTGCCACGCTTTGCCCTGGAATTGAGATCGGATGTTTTTCCATGGTTGGCGCGGGGTCGGTGGTGACAAAAAACGTCCTTCCGTACAGTTTGGTGATGGGATCGCCAGCACGGCATGTACACTATGTTTGCTCCTGTGGGCAGAAGCTCACAGCAGATTACCGAACTTCCACATGTTGCCATTGTGGTGAAACAGGGCAAGAGCGGGTCATGCCAAGCTAA